The proteins below are encoded in one region of Natronospira bacteriovora:
- the rlmE gene encoding 23S rRNA (uridine(2552)-2'-O)-methyltransferase RlmE, producing MGRKGSSHRWLREHHSDQHVQRARSEGWRSRAVFKLEEIDRKDRLLRPGMTIVDLGAAPGGWSQYAADRLRGKARIIALDRLEMAGIPGVDFIQGDFTEQSVLDELLALIGDQRVDLVLSDMAPNMSGMKAVDQPAAMYLVELALDLCRQVLSPGGDLLVKAFHGEGFDAYLADLRKHFAKVQVRKPRASRGRSSEVYLLARNYRVV from the coding sequence ATGGGGCGTAAGGGCAGCAGCCACCGCTGGCTGCGTGAACATCACTCCGATCAGCACGTGCAGCGTGCCCGCAGTGAGGGGTGGCGTTCACGGGCGGTGTTCAAGCTGGAGGAAATTGACCGCAAGGATCGGCTTCTTCGGCCGGGCATGACCATCGTGGATCTCGGTGCGGCACCCGGTGGCTGGAGTCAGTATGCAGCCGACCGCTTGCGGGGCAAGGCCAGGATCATTGCCCTGGATCGCCTGGAAATGGCCGGTATTCCCGGTGTGGATTTCATCCAGGGGGATTTTACCGAGCAGTCGGTCCTGGACGAATTGCTGGCCCTCATCGGGGATCAGCGGGTGGACCTTGTGTTATCGGATATGGCCCCCAACATGAGTGGTATGAAGGCCGTGGATCAGCCGGCCGCCATGTACCTGGTGGAGCTGGCTCTGGATCTTTGCCGACAGGTGCTGTCGCCAGGTGGGGATTTACTGGTCAAGGCCTTTCATGGCGAGGGTTTCGACGCCTATCTGGCTGATCTGCGAAAGCATTTCGCCAAGGTTCAGGTGCGCAAGCCCAGGGCCTCCCGGGGCCGGTCCTCCGAGGTCTATCTGTTGGCCCGGAACTACCGGGTGGTGTAG
- the ftsH gene encoding ATP-dependent zinc metalloprotease FtsH produces MSELAKNLIIWIIIAFVLLTVFNTMGPGEQPREELTYSEFLREVRGGSVDEVVLQGRKIHGTRRGGERFEVVNPETDNTALIGELEDNRVEIVAKEEDRGSMLGQIFISWTPLLLLIAVWIYFMRQMQGGGAGGKGAMSFGKSKARMLSDEQVNVRFTDVAGCDEAKEEVTELVDFLKDPSRFQRLGGKIPKGVLMVGPPGTGKTLLARAIAGEAGVPFFTISGSDFVEMFVGVGASRVRDMFEQAKKHAPCIIFIDELDAVGRHRGAGLGGGHDEREQTLNQMLVEMDGFEGHEGVIVIAATNRPDVLDPALLRPGRFDRQVVVGLPDVRGREQILKVHLRKVPVDDSIRPDLIARGTPGFSGADLANLVNEAALFAARANDKYVSMEHLEKAKDKIMMGAERRSMVMSEDDKRMTAYHEAGHAIVGRLVPDHDPVYKVSIIPRGRALGVTMFLPEEDQYSQSKQQLESRISSLFGGRIAEEQIYGAEKVTTGASNDIEVATGIARKMVTKWGLSEKLGPLSYEEDDGEVFLGREMQQRHSNMSDETARAIDAEIRAIIDRNYDRAESLLREHEDKLHMMAEALMQYETIDSDQIDAIMDGRKPGPPKGWGDPGQGTASSGEVGDDRGREGDDPVGDPARQH; encoded by the coding sequence TTGAGCGAACTGGCCAAGAACCTGATCATCTGGATCATCATCGCCTTCGTCCTGCTGACGGTGTTCAACACCATGGGGCCGGGTGAGCAGCCGCGTGAGGAACTCACCTATTCGGAGTTCCTGCGGGAAGTCCGGGGCGGCAGCGTGGATGAAGTCGTGCTGCAGGGACGCAAGATCCATGGCACCCGCCGTGGCGGTGAGCGATTCGAGGTCGTCAACCCCGAGACCGACAACACCGCCCTTATCGGTGAGCTGGAAGACAATCGGGTGGAAATTGTCGCCAAGGAAGAAGATCGCGGCTCCATGCTGGGGCAGATCTTCATCTCCTGGACCCCTCTGTTGCTGCTGATCGCGGTCTGGATTTACTTCATGCGGCAGATGCAGGGGGGTGGTGCCGGTGGCAAGGGCGCCATGTCCTTCGGCAAGAGCAAGGCACGCATGCTCAGTGATGAGCAGGTGAATGTGCGCTTCACGGATGTGGCCGGCTGCGACGAAGCCAAGGAAGAAGTCACCGAGCTGGTGGACTTTCTCAAGGATCCGTCCAGGTTCCAGCGTCTGGGCGGCAAGATTCCCAAGGGTGTGCTCATGGTGGGACCGCCGGGGACGGGCAAGACCCTGCTGGCGCGCGCTATTGCCGGTGAAGCAGGGGTGCCGTTCTTCACCATTTCCGGTTCCGATTTCGTGGAGATGTTCGTGGGCGTGGGCGCCTCACGCGTACGTGACATGTTCGAGCAGGCGAAGAAGCACGCACCCTGCATCATCTTCATTGACGAGCTGGATGCCGTGGGTCGTCACCGGGGCGCCGGGCTTGGCGGTGGTCATGACGAGCGCGAGCAGACCCTGAACCAGATGCTGGTGGAGATGGATGGTTTCGAAGGCCATGAGGGCGTCATCGTCATTGCCGCCACCAACCGCCCGGATGTTCTGGATCCGGCGCTGTTGCGGCCCGGTCGTTTCGACCGCCAGGTGGTGGTGGGGCTGCCCGACGTGCGTGGCCGGGAACAGATTCTCAAGGTTCATCTGCGCAAGGTGCCGGTGGATGACAGCATTCGTCCGGATCTGATTGCCCGCGGTACGCCCGGCTTTTCCGGTGCCGATCTGGCCAACCTGGTGAACGAGGCGGCCCTGTTTGCGGCCCGTGCCAATGACAAGTACGTCAGCATGGAGCACTTGGAGAAGGCCAAGGACAAGATCATGATGGGTGCGGAGCGCCGCTCCATGGTCATGAGCGAGGACGACAAGCGCATGACGGCCTATCACGAGGCCGGGCATGCCATCGTGGGTCGTCTGGTGCCGGATCATGACCCGGTTTACAAGGTTTCCATCATTCCGCGAGGTCGCGCCCTGGGTGTCACCATGTTCCTCCCGGAAGAGGATCAGTACAGCCAGAGCAAGCAGCAGCTGGAAAGCCGGATTTCCAGTCTGTTCGGTGGCCGGATTGCCGAGGAGCAGATCTACGGGGCCGAGAAGGTCACCACGGGCGCTTCCAATGATATTGAAGTGGCCACGGGCATTGCCCGAAAGATGGTGACCAAATGGGGTCTGTCTGAGAAGCTCGGGCCGCTGTCCTATGAAGAGGACGATGGTGAGGTGTTCCTGGGTCGCGAAATGCAGCAGCGCCACAGCAACATGTCGGACGAGACGGCGCGGGCCATTGATGCCGAGATCAGGGCCATCATTGATCGCAATTATGATCGGGCCGAGTCGCTCCTCAGGGAGCATGAAGACAAGCTTCACATGATGGCGGAAGCCCTGATGCAGTACGAGACCATCGATTCGGATCAGATCGACGCCATCATGGACGGTCGCAAGCCCGGGCCGCCCAAGGGCTGGGGTGACCCCGGTCAGGGAACCGCGTCCTCCGGCGAGGTGGGTGATGACCGTGGCCGGGAAGGTGATGACCCGGTGGGCGATCCCGCCCGTCAGCACTGA
- the folP gene encoding dihydropteroate synthase — translation MKLQCGRRELDLSRPRVMGVLNLTPDSFSDGGRFQNPRVAIDHARHMLEAGAAIIDIGGESTRPGSRAVNESEELERIIPILEALRADTDAILSVDTCKPAVMQAAIEAGADIINDVRGFRDPETVDVVAGADVGICIMHMQGEPRNMQADPRYREVVREIRGFLRDRAETVEAAGVARERILIDPGFGFGKTLEHNLTMLRELGAFCASDYPVLVGMSRKSMIGQVLDRPVEQRLAGSLAVATLAAWLGAAVVRAHDVAETRDVLKMVEAVRATGTYNAGAV, via the coding sequence ATGAAGCTGCAGTGCGGGCGGCGGGAACTGGATCTGTCCCGTCCCAGAGTCATGGGTGTGTTGAACCTGACCCCGGATTCCTTTTCCGACGGCGGCCGGTTCCAGAATCCCCGGGTGGCGATTGATCATGCCCGGCACATGCTGGAGGCCGGGGCGGCGATCATCGACATTGGTGGTGAATCCACCCGGCCGGGCTCTCGGGCCGTGAACGAGAGCGAAGAACTGGAACGGATCATTCCGATCCTCGAGGCCTTGCGTGCCGATACCGACGCCATTCTGTCGGTGGATACCTGCAAACCGGCCGTAATGCAGGCGGCCATTGAGGCCGGTGCCGATATCATCAACGATGTGCGGGGTTTCCGTGATCCCGAGACCGTGGATGTGGTGGCCGGAGCCGATGTGGGTATTTGCATCATGCACATGCAGGGCGAACCCCGGAACATGCAGGCCGACCCGCGATATCGGGAAGTGGTTCGAGAGATACGTGGCTTTCTGCGTGACCGGGCGGAGACCGTCGAAGCGGCCGGTGTTGCGCGTGAACGGATTCTGATTGATCCGGGGTTTGGTTTCGGCAAGACCCTGGAGCACAATCTCACCATGCTGCGTGAGTTGGGCGCTTTCTGTGCCAGTGATTATCCGGTTCTGGTCGGGATGTCGCGTAAATCCATGATCGGCCAGGTGCTCGATCGCCCAGTGGAGCAGCGACTGGCCGGCAGTCTCGCCGTGGCGACGCTGGCTGCATGGCTTGGCGCCGCCGTGGTGCGGGCGCACGATGTGGCTGAAACCCGGGACGTGCTGAAGATGGTGGAAGCCGTCCGCGCCACGGGCACCTACAACGCGGGAGCAGTCTGA